Proteins found in one Nitrospirota bacterium genomic segment:
- a CDS encoding amylo-alpha-1,6-glucosidase encodes MSLGFGREICGNLRSAETREWLVTNGLGGYASGTVSGVLTRRYHGTLVAALKPPLGRTLLVAKLDEAARYHDRDYPLSTNRWADGTVAPHGYRHIEHFSLEGATPVWRFACADAWLEKRVWMQQGENTTYVRYDLRRATEPLTLEVKALVNYRDYHATTRGGTWRMALDPIKDGISVTAFPGARPFYLLAEGAEALPAHAWHLGFDLPVERDRGLDHREDHLHAVTFRAELEPGTSLTIVASTESNPTLDGRAALATRQQHERDVMKHWKAARPKTKGVVPEWIDHLALAADQFIVNRPSRDKPDGRTIIAGYHWFGDWGRDTMISLPGLTLSTGRPEVARSILRTFARYVDHGMLPNRFPDEGETPEYNTVDATLWYVEAIRVYHAATGDDDLLRELFPALRDVIDWHVKGTRYRIHVNPEDGLLSAGEPGVQLTWMDAKVGDRVITPRIGKPVEVNALWYNALRAMAEFARYLGTPDKEYEVMAGRSRKGFKRFWNETAGYCYDVLDGPDGHDPSLRPNQILAVSLPESPLDVAQQRGVVEACATHLLTSYGLRSLAPGDPRYQGHYGGDQRSRDGAYHQGTVWGWLMGPFVLAHARVYKDPQRALALLDPLADHLLAHGVGSLSEIFDGDAPMTPRGCIAQAWTVAEVLRAWTAIQNYPAMRLAEIRTRRAGSKRTR; translated from the coding sequence ATGAGCCTCGGATTCGGTCGGGAGATTTGCGGCAACCTCAGGTCAGCCGAGACACGGGAGTGGCTGGTGACCAACGGCCTTGGCGGGTACGCGTCCGGAACGGTCTCGGGCGTGCTCACGCGCCGCTATCACGGCACGCTGGTGGCTGCGCTGAAGCCGCCGCTGGGACGGACCCTGCTGGTCGCCAAGCTCGATGAGGCGGCCCGCTACCATGATCGCGACTACCCGCTCTCCACCAACCGTTGGGCGGACGGGACCGTCGCTCCCCACGGGTATCGGCACATCGAGCACTTCTCCCTGGAAGGCGCGACCCCTGTCTGGAGATTCGCCTGCGCGGATGCGTGGCTGGAGAAGCGCGTCTGGATGCAACAGGGAGAGAACACAACCTACGTGCGCTACGATCTTCGTCGGGCCACGGAGCCGCTCACCCTGGAGGTCAAGGCCTTGGTGAATTATCGGGACTACCACGCCACCACACGGGGTGGAACGTGGCGAATGGCTCTTGATCCGATCAAGGACGGCATCTCGGTCACCGCGTTTCCTGGAGCCCGGCCGTTTTATTTGCTGGCGGAGGGGGCCGAAGCGCTGCCGGCCCACGCGTGGCATCTCGGATTTGATCTGCCTGTTGAACGCGATCGAGGGCTCGATCACCGAGAGGATCACCTCCACGCGGTGACGTTTCGCGCGGAGCTTGAACCAGGGACATCGCTGACGATCGTGGCGAGTACGGAGAGCAATCCAACCTTGGACGGAAGAGCCGCACTCGCAACCCGTCAGCAGCACGAACGGGATGTGATGAAGCACTGGAAGGCGGCTCGACCCAAAACGAAAGGTGTTGTTCCTGAATGGATCGATCACCTCGCGCTTGCCGCCGACCAGTTCATCGTCAACCGTCCCTCCAGGGATAAACCCGACGGCAGGACGATCATCGCCGGCTACCACTGGTTCGGCGACTGGGGGCGCGATACGATGATCAGCCTGCCAGGGCTGACGCTTTCAACGGGCCGTCCGGAGGTTGCCCGGTCCATTCTACGGACCTTTGCCCGGTATGTGGACCACGGCATGTTGCCCAATCGGTTTCCTGATGAGGGCGAGACCCCCGAATACAACACCGTGGATGCGACCCTGTGGTACGTCGAAGCGATCCGCGTCTATCATGCCGCAACCGGAGACGACGATCTTCTCCGCGAGCTGTTTCCGGCATTGCGCGACGTCATTGATTGGCACGTCAAGGGAACGCGCTACCGGATTCACGTAAATCCCGAGGATGGGCTGCTGTCTGCCGGCGAGCCCGGGGTGCAATTGACCTGGATGGACGCCAAGGTCGGCGACCGGGTCATCACCCCCCGCATCGGCAAACCAGTGGAGGTCAATGCCCTCTGGTACAACGCCCTCCGGGCCATGGCGGAGTTCGCCAGATACCTTGGAACACCGGACAAGGAGTATGAGGTGATGGCTGGGCGCTCCCGCAAAGGATTCAAAAGATTTTGGAACGAGACGGCCGGTTATTGCTACGATGTGCTGGACGGACCGGATGGACACGATCCGTCGTTACGACCGAATCAGATCCTTGCGGTCTCCTTGCCCGAAAGCCCGCTCGACGTGGCTCAGCAGCGTGGAGTGGTGGAGGCGTGCGCAACCCATCTGCTGACCTCATATGGCTTGCGCAGCCTTGCGCCCGGTGATCCGCGGTATCAGGGCCATTATGGCGGAGATCAACGAAGTCGTGACGGGGCGTACCATCAGGGAACCGTGTGGGGATGGCTGATGGGACCGTTCGTCCTGGCTCACGCGAGGGTGTACAAGGATCCGCAGAGGGCTCTTGCGCTGCTGGATCCGCTGGCCGATCATCTGTTGGCCCACGGCGTGGGAAGCCTCAGTGAGATCTTTGATGGCGATGCCCCCATGACACCGCGGGGATGCATCGCCCAAGCGTGGACCGTCGCCGAGGTGCTTCGCGCATGGACGGCGATTCAGAATTATCCTGCAATGCGCCTGGCGGAAATAAGAACACGGCGGGCCGGATCGAAACGGACGCGGTGA
- a CDS encoding BTAD domain-containing putative transcriptional regulator — MSTRSPDLGSAKASRPALPRILLREACLSRLKAARAYKIIYISGLAGLGKTTLALSWLKQTRTKAVWLTLDEQDNDPAGFLRLLAEAFAVAFPQTQLTLPSLPTAGPFDPVMFARSYCQKLFSQVSGRYALVLDDCHSIPEDNALLFSIIEVVISHAPPSVQVVLLSRNAPPTFLAGWIGKRALFHLDQEALRFSTEEVQSLFNEVLEVPITPDQAVDLHRTTEGWVTGLILLKDRVRRAGRAIVVEGMPASLADDRLADYFYHGVYGRLDPTTKDLMVRCSVFESFGMKDAGLMSPSSDIASRMRFLVRQHLLSEIPSKEATQFRYHPLLRKFLQDRVRELPSEEQQHLVEQVAAVLLAKGQADKAVDLYLAAGQYASAMGLIEQIGLGAVFQGKRMKLRQWIRSIPPTQVEGRPWLVYLLGAGREFEAPQEAEACYQRALQGFETTGNVEGQLWTLGSLIFVGFYRAHDYRPMKKYAQQGRRLLKKFPDSCSPMARASFLFANGLSAIYAEAKPHLGLRSSLAAADLAHQNGLFPLYIMAMSYAANAALHSGRLQVAKLSLAKVEDPGLQEHLDPVIAAQPICFRGLLESFQGEAEQALASMTALESFCREHGLLTMLPAVQSNLVHHRIKMGLGHTEAVSSIEAIQQQAIRAGNRLFGGFTFFTQAVHLLSVGKISQALIHAEESVRLLKACGAPLFLNLCVYIQGVILGEMGETGKAERNLLTALRGLEKAKSNFYTFWVLLQLAKVALDQHNEKKAKTYLARALKLGKTEEYKEADGLLPRTKSILVTRALEWNLEPPYVQRLMAHWKVTPTIALKIHTLGRFEVRLHDQPVPPEAWKGRKTLQLLLALLALGGKQVPKSRISDLLWPEAEGDRGVTNFHTTLHRLQAVLDGSRNNGTGIITLTGGSVSVNPAQCWSDCCAFDDAVQQARQAERRGRWSEGKQHLESARALYQGEYLPGFEEAWIVSRREALQRQWLWVEQRL; from the coding sequence TTGTCGACCCGTTCCCCAGACCTCGGTTCCGCCAAGGCCAGCCGCCCGGCGCTTCCCCGGATTCTCCTTCGGGAAGCGTGTCTGAGCCGGCTCAAGGCCGCTCGGGCTTACAAGATCATCTACATTTCAGGGCTGGCGGGTCTGGGCAAGACCACGCTGGCGCTTTCGTGGCTCAAACAGACCCGTACCAAAGCCGTCTGGCTCACGCTGGATGAGCAGGACAATGACCCAGCGGGATTCCTCCGCCTGCTGGCTGAGGCCTTTGCCGTCGCCTTTCCCCAGACGCAATTGACGCTTCCGTCTCTGCCCACCGCCGGTCCGTTCGATCCAGTCATGTTTGCCCGGAGCTACTGTCAAAAGCTGTTCTCCCAAGTATCAGGCCGGTACGCCCTGGTCTTGGACGATTGCCATTCGATTCCAGAAGACAACGCCCTTCTGTTTTCGATCATCGAGGTCGTGATCTCGCACGCGCCACCCAGCGTGCAGGTCGTCCTGCTGTCCAGAAACGCGCCCCCGACCTTTCTGGCCGGCTGGATCGGCAAGCGGGCATTGTTCCATCTGGACCAGGAGGCGCTGCGATTCTCGACCGAGGAGGTGCAGTCCCTGTTCAACGAGGTCTTGGAGGTTCCCATCACCCCGGATCAGGCCGTAGACCTCCATCGGACGACGGAGGGGTGGGTGACCGGCCTGATCCTGCTGAAAGATCGGGTGCGGCGAGCCGGGAGAGCGATCGTGGTCGAGGGGATGCCGGCATCACTCGCGGACGATCGGTTGGCCGACTATTTTTATCACGGGGTGTATGGCCGGCTGGATCCGACCACAAAGGATCTCATGGTGCGATGTTCGGTCTTCGAATCCTTTGGGATGAAGGACGCGGGTCTCATGAGCCCATCCAGCGACATCGCGTCTCGCATGCGCTTCCTGGTACGGCAGCATCTGCTCTCGGAAATCCCGAGCAAGGAGGCCACCCAGTTTCGGTATCATCCGCTGTTGCGGAAGTTCCTTCAGGATCGGGTGAGGGAACTCCCGAGCGAGGAACAACAGCACCTGGTTGAGCAGGTCGCAGCCGTGCTCCTGGCCAAGGGACAAGCGGACAAGGCCGTGGACCTGTATCTGGCCGCCGGCCAGTACGCCTCAGCCATGGGGCTCATCGAGCAGATCGGCTTGGGCGCGGTGTTTCAAGGCAAGCGGATGAAATTGCGCCAGTGGATCCGTTCCATTCCGCCCACCCAGGTGGAAGGCCGTCCCTGGCTGGTCTACCTGCTCGGCGCTGGGCGAGAATTTGAAGCGCCCCAAGAGGCGGAGGCCTGCTATCAGCGGGCGCTGCAAGGTTTTGAAACGACAGGGAATGTTGAAGGCCAGCTTTGGACGCTCGGGTCATTGATCTTCGTGGGGTTCTACCGCGCCCACGATTATCGACCGATGAAGAAATATGCCCAGCAAGGGAGACGCCTCCTAAAGAAATTTCCGGACTCCTGTTCACCGATGGCCCGTGCCTCGTTCCTGTTTGCCAATGGATTGAGTGCGATCTATGCCGAAGCGAAGCCACACCTGGGGCTTCGGTCGAGTCTTGCGGCCGCAGACTTGGCCCATCAAAATGGGCTATTCCCCCTATATATCATGGCCATGAGCTATGCCGCGAATGCGGCGCTACACAGCGGCAGACTGCAGGTTGCGAAACTCAGCTTAGCCAAGGTGGAGGACCCTGGTCTTCAGGAGCACCTTGACCCGGTCATTGCCGCTCAACCGATTTGTTTTCGAGGCTTGCTCGAATCCTTTCAAGGTGAGGCGGAACAAGCCCTGGCGTCGATGACCGCGTTGGAGAGCTTTTGCCGAGAGCACGGGCTCCTGACCATGCTCCCCGCTGTCCAAAGCAACTTGGTCCATCATCGCATCAAGATGGGACTGGGCCACACGGAAGCGGTCTCCTCGATCGAGGCCATACAGCAACAGGCCATTCGAGCGGGGAATAGACTGTTCGGTGGGTTCACGTTCTTTACTCAGGCCGTCCACCTCCTCTCCGTCGGGAAGATATCCCAGGCCCTCATCCACGCCGAGGAATCGGTGCGTCTTCTGAAAGCGTGCGGGGCACCGCTGTTTCTCAATCTATGTGTCTATATCCAGGGGGTGATTCTGGGCGAGATGGGCGAGACAGGAAAGGCCGAGCGGAACCTACTGACGGCCCTGCGCGGCCTTGAGAAGGCCAAGAGCAACTTCTACACCTTCTGGGTCCTGCTCCAGTTGGCCAAGGTGGCCTTGGATCAGCACAACGAGAAGAAGGCCAAAACGTATCTGGCCCGGGCGCTGAAGTTGGGAAAGACCGAGGAGTACAAGGAGGCCGATGGGCTCCTCCCGCGAACCAAGTCGATCCTGGTGACCCGAGCCCTGGAGTGGAACCTGGAGCCGCCCTATGTCCAGCGGCTCATGGCGCACTGGAAGGTCACCCCCACGATCGCCCTGAAGATCCACACCCTGGGCCGATTCGAGGTGCGGCTGCACGACCAGCCGGTGCCTCCAGAGGCGTGGAAAGGACGAAAGACCCTGCAGCTCCTGCTGGCCCTACTGGCCTTGGGCGGCAAGCAGGTGCCCAAGAGCCGGATCAGCGATCTGCTCTGGCCGGAAGCTGAGGGGGATCGCGGCGTGACGAATTTTCATACCACGCTGCACCGACTCCAGGCCGTGCTGGACGGTTCGCGAAATAACGGGACCGGGATCATCACGCTCACCGGAGGTTCTGTGTCCGTGAATCCCGCGCAGTGTTGGTCGGACTGCTGCGCGTTTGACGATGCGGTGCAGCAGGCCAGGCAGGCCGAGCGCCGCGGCCGGTGGAGCGAGGGGAAGCAGCATCTTGAATCGGCGCGGGCGTTGTATCAGGGCGAGTACCTGCCGGGGTTTGAGGAGGCGTGGATCGTGTCGCGGCGCGAGGCGTTGCAGCGGCAATGGCTCTGGGTCGAACAGCGGCTATAG
- a CDS encoding DoxX family protein, with amino-acid sequence MTQDAGVLKRAAHFTVSAHGGLVRLLEALIPVFDLSVRLYLAQIFWKGGMVKISSWMSTVMLFTLVYDVPYLPPEIAAYLATAVELGGSFLLAIGLAGRWAALSLFGLNIVASISYGQLSEAALKEAFYWGVLFLYLVLHGPGLLSADALLRYWFGRRQVAGDKGVS; translated from the coding sequence ATGACACAGGATGCCGGTGTTCTGAAGCGCGCGGCGCATTTCACCGTCTCCGCCCACGGCGGCCTGGTTCGACTGCTGGAGGCGCTGATTCCGGTCTTCGACCTCTCTGTCCGCCTGTACCTGGCTCAGATCTTCTGGAAGGGGGGCATGGTCAAAATCTCCAGTTGGATGTCGACCGTGATGCTCTTCACCCTGGTCTACGACGTGCCCTACCTGCCGCCGGAAATCGCCGCGTATCTGGCGACCGCGGTGGAGCTCGGAGGATCGTTCCTGCTGGCGATCGGCCTGGCCGGACGATGGGCGGCCCTCTCGCTCTTCGGGCTCAATATCGTCGCTTCGATCTCGTACGGTCAGTTGTCCGAGGCCGCCCTGAAAGAGGCGTTCTATTGGGGCGTTCTCTTCCTGTACTTGGTCCTGCACGGACCAGGACTGCTCTCGGCCGACGCCCTGTTGCGCTATTGGTTCGGACGAAGGCAAGTGGCGGGTGACAAGGGTGTATCCTGA
- a CDS encoding BTAD domain-containing putative transcriptional regulator, whose translation MAPSPDRHGVLFAAKTTRPKLPRILARRHCLDALNSAHGCKILFISAPAGQGKTTLALSWLKESRTKAVWLSLDETDNDPAGFFPLLAEGFAVAFPSIQFDLPPLPTTAPFDPAAFARTYCQRLFAQATGRYALVFDDFHTLREDGPIPSILSALLDALSPSVQIVLLSRSLPPDFLAGWIAKRQLFLVDQALLRFSVGETHGLFEQVLGVPTTREQAEAIHDVTEGWVTGMILLREGGRATGSFLEGPIQPSAAGDHLADYLYHEVYRRLEPAVQDFMVRTSFFEDFSLKSPGTLGTSGNAESMIRILLRHHLVVEIATGEGRRFRYHALLREFLQTRVMALGEGERGALVQEAAAVLLAEERAEQAVDLYLSYRLYEPAMALIEQISLGAVFQGKRMTLRQWIGSIPPARIEGRPWLAYLLGAGQEFVAPQEAEVCYQRALQGFEAAGDPEGQLRALGSLIVLGFWRGHDFRPLKEYTRRGRTLLKRYGRTCSPIARTLFLLASGFSATYGHNDAQLGIRALLAAAALARQHGLLPLFVSAMSNVGTAAMYAGQFQLAKRCFTEAEQAVPLERLDPIFSSQLLGCRGVVESFLGETEASLASLIEAERICLANGLVTVLPFVQTNLARHRMVMGETEAAAIFAPIRHQVLQGGNRYFGAFTFYCEALGFLSTGQLSQALSHVQEADRLLAACGSPLFHSLNRYLVGVVLGEMGETREAERNLLAALRGLEQSNSQFFVFWVLLQLAKVALDQHNEKKAKAYLARALKFGKTEEYKEADGLLPRTKSILVNRALEWGLEPPYVRRLMAHWKVTPTIALKIHTLGRFEVRLHDQPVPPEAWKGRKTLQLLLALLTLGGKQVPKSRISDLLWPEAEGDRGATNFHTTLYRLQAVLGGSRNNGTGIITLTSGSVSVNPTQCWSDCCAFDDAVQQAKQAERRGRWSEGKQHLESARALYQGEYLPGFEEAWIVSRREALQRQWLWVEQQLTTPATPGR comes from the coding sequence ATGGCTCCTTCACCAGACCGGCACGGCGTACTCTTTGCCGCCAAAACCACCCGCCCCAAGCTCCCGCGGATTCTCGCCCGGAGACACTGCCTTGACGCGCTGAACAGCGCACACGGTTGCAAGATTCTCTTCATTTCCGCTCCCGCGGGCCAGGGCAAGACCACCTTGGCTCTCTCCTGGTTGAAAGAGAGCCGCACCAAGGCCGTGTGGCTAAGCCTTGACGAGACGGATAATGACCCGGCGGGGTTTTTCCCGCTGCTGGCCGAGGGCTTTGCCGTCGCATTTCCGAGCATCCAGTTCGACCTTCCACCGCTGCCGACTACCGCCCCGTTCGACCCGGCGGCGTTTGCGCGGACCTACTGCCAGCGATTGTTTGCCCAGGCCACCGGTCGGTACGCCCTCGTGTTCGACGATTTTCACACCCTCCGGGAGGACGGCCCGATCCCGTCGATTCTCAGTGCCTTGCTGGACGCCCTGTCCCCGTCGGTGCAGATCGTCCTCCTATCGCGGAGCCTGCCGCCGGACTTTCTGGCCGGCTGGATCGCCAAACGCCAACTGTTTCTTGTTGATCAGGCGCTCCTGCGATTTTCCGTTGGCGAGACCCACGGGCTGTTCGAACAGGTGCTGGGTGTGCCGACTACCCGCGAGCAGGCTGAGGCGATTCATGACGTGACCGAAGGATGGGTGACCGGAATGATTCTCTTACGGGAGGGAGGCCGTGCCACCGGCTCGTTCCTTGAGGGGCCGATTCAACCGTCCGCTGCGGGCGATCATTTGGCGGATTATTTGTATCACGAGGTCTACCGACGGCTGGAGCCGGCGGTGCAAGATTTCATGGTGCGGACCTCGTTCTTTGAGGATTTCTCCCTCAAATCGCCTGGCACTCTCGGCACGTCCGGCAACGCGGAGTCCATGATTCGCATCTTACTGAGGCACCATCTCGTAGTGGAGATCGCCACGGGTGAAGGACGACGCTTTCGCTACCACGCATTGTTGCGCGAGTTCCTACAGACGCGAGTTATGGCCCTTGGGGAGGGTGAACGCGGCGCACTGGTCCAGGAGGCTGCGGCCGTCCTCTTGGCCGAGGAGCGGGCGGAACAAGCCGTGGACCTGTATCTGAGTTACCGGCTGTACGAGCCCGCCATGGCGCTCATCGAGCAGATCAGCTTGGGCGCGGTGTTTCAAGGCAAGCGTATGACGCTGCGCCAGTGGATCGGCTCCATTCCGCCCGCTCGTATTGAAGGGCGTCCCTGGCTGGCGTACCTGCTCGGCGCGGGGCAAGAGTTTGTCGCGCCCCAGGAGGCGGAGGTCTGCTACCAGCGGGCGCTGCAAGGATTTGAAGCAGCGGGGGATCCGGAAGGCCAACTCCGGGCGCTCGGGTCATTGATCGTCCTGGGGTTTTGGCGCGGGCACGACTTCCGGCCGCTCAAGGAGTATACCCGGCGTGGAAGGACCCTCCTCAAGAGGTATGGGCGTACCTGTTCACCGATTGCTCGCACCCTCTTTCTCCTTGCCAGTGGTTTTAGTGCGACGTATGGTCACAATGATGCACAGCTCGGGATTCGGGCCCTTCTGGCCGCAGCGGCCCTGGCCCGGCAACACGGGCTCCTCCCCTTGTTCGTCTCCGCGATGTCCAATGTCGGGACTGCGGCCATGTACGCCGGGCAGTTTCAACTCGCCAAACGCTGTTTTACGGAAGCCGAGCAAGCCGTTCCTTTGGAGCGGTTGGATCCGATCTTCTCGAGCCAATTGCTCGGGTGTCGAGGAGTCGTCGAGTCATTTCTGGGTGAGACGGAAGCGAGCTTGGCGTCTCTGATCGAGGCGGAACGCATCTGCCTGGCCAACGGACTGGTCACCGTACTCCCGTTTGTGCAAACCAACCTGGCCCGCCATCGCATGGTGATGGGGGAGACGGAGGCGGCGGCCATCTTCGCACCCATCCGCCACCAAGTCCTCCAAGGGGGCAACCGGTATTTCGGCGCCTTCACGTTCTATTGCGAGGCGCTCGGCTTTCTCTCGACCGGACAGTTGTCTCAGGCCCTGAGCCACGTCCAAGAGGCGGATCGTCTCCTGGCGGCGTGCGGCAGCCCGTTGTTTCACAGTCTCAACAGGTATCTGGTCGGCGTGGTCTTGGGCGAGATGGGCGAGACACGAGAGGCCGAGCGGAATCTGCTGGCCGCGCTGCGCGGCCTGGAACAGAGCAACAGCCAGTTCTTTGTCTTCTGGGTCCTGCTCCAGTTGGCCAAGGTGGCCTTGGATCAGCACAACGAGAAGAAGGCCAAAGCCTATCTGGCCCGGGCGCTGAAGTTTGGAAAGACCGAAGAGTACAAAGAGGCCGATGGACTCCTTCCACGGACCAAGTCGATCCTGGTGAACCGAGCCCTGGAGTGGGGCTTGGAGCCGCCCTATGTCCGGCGGCTGATGGCGCACTGGAAGGTGACCCCCACGATCGCCCTGAAGATCCACACCCTGGGCCGGTTTGAGGTGCGGCTGCACGACCAGCCGGTGCCGCCGGAGGCCTGGAAAGGGCGAAAGACCCTGCAGCTCTTGCTGGCCCTGCTGACCTTGGGCGGCAAGCAGGTGCCCAAGAGCCGGATCAGCGACCTGCTCTGGCCCGAGGCTGAGGGGGATCGGGGCGCGACGAATTTTCATACCACGCTGTACCGGCTCCAGGCCGTGCTGGGCGGCTCGCGAAATAACGGGACCGGGATCATCACGCTCACCAGCGGCTCTGTGTCCGTGAATCCCACGCAGTGTTGGTCGGACTGCTGCGCGTTTGACGATGCGGTGCAGCAGGCCAAGCAGGCCGAGCGCCGCGGCCGGTGGAGCGAGGGGAAGCAGCATCTTGAATCGGCGCGGGCGTTGTATCAGGGCGAGTACCTGCCGGGGTTCGAGGAGGCGTGGATCGTCTCCCGACGCGAGGCGTTGCAGCGGCAGTGGCTCTGGGTCGAACAGCAACTCACAACGCCCGCAACGCCGGGGAGATAG